Proteins from a single region of Akkermansia muciniphila:
- a CDS encoding phosphate signaling complex PhoU family protein → MTPPGNHILPHYDAALNAIRTRVNAICGSLLKHMDVLKRVISGPDSDGANGIIADGEPLNEETRQVLSLCAAVLTQFHPLGSDLRLVLTFSRCGDKLQECMEEVTGIARHAKASIRRREPLCPDIVLPLLGMAVSEFRDAARCLETQDADAAREIRLRDKKLDKAHRKALSLLVSPDREDHPSLNVNLLFIIRSLERIGDIAKTIAATVVFLKEATDIRHGKGK, encoded by the coding sequence ATGACACCTCCCGGCAACCACATCCTCCCCCACTATGACGCGGCCCTGAACGCCATCCGCACCCGCGTCAACGCCATCTGCGGCAGCCTGCTGAAACACATGGACGTCCTGAAACGGGTCATCTCCGGCCCGGACAGCGACGGGGCCAACGGCATCATTGCGGACGGGGAACCGCTCAACGAAGAAACCCGCCAGGTTCTCTCCCTCTGCGCCGCCGTGCTTACCCAGTTCCACCCACTGGGGTCTGACCTGCGGCTTGTGCTCACCTTTTCCCGCTGCGGGGACAAGCTCCAGGAGTGCATGGAGGAAGTCACGGGCATCGCCAGGCATGCCAAGGCTTCCATCAGGCGCCGGGAGCCCCTGTGCCCGGACATTGTGCTCCCCTTGCTGGGAATGGCCGTCTCCGAATTCCGGGACGCCGCACGGTGCCTGGAAACGCAGGACGCGGACGCCGCACGGGAAATACGCCTGCGGGACAAAAAGCTGGACAAGGCCCACCGCAAGGCGCTGTCCCTGCTGGTCTCTCCTGACAGGGAGGACCATCCTTCCCTCAACGTCAACCTGCTCTTCATCATCCGCTCCCTGGAGCGCATCGGAGACATTGCCAAAACCATCGCCGCCACCGTCGTCTTCCTGAAGGAAGCCACGGACATACGCCACGGCAAAGGGAAATAA
- a CDS encoding YncE family protein gives MKLTKTLCASAAALCCLLSFVSCRQDAAHASGPAAPVDVKVFDRLVAVLGHENRTLELVDPASGEKVKSIRLGQPPNGMALDGATAYVAEGGPRGVVEVVDLESGALKGSFPAGHTPMAPVLRGGKLYVACRFDSRVLEMDAATGNVLNSWNVPREPVALAVSPDGRKIWAAGHLPAGKADGDFTAAALTLVEDGKAVHFPLSNGTQGVRGMAMSPDGRYLAVAHVLSRYQVPTTQLDRGWMNTNAVTVIDTEQPDKPHPVLLDDPDAGAANPWGVAFSGDGGKLFVTHAGTHELSVIDFPGLLDRMKRENRENEPVSERLGFLHGLRTRIPLPLNGPRSLACDGKNVYVAGYFSDTLAQVPLKGDAQPRKIALNEGFQPSREKLGEQYFNDASHCFQGWQSCATCHPDSRVDGLNWDLLNDGMGNPKNTRTMFLSHRTSPVMTLGVRASAEVAVTAGFVHIQFLEPSGELAECVNEYLKNMKEVPSPFLMAGSPSKEQTKQASCAQCHAPGVERGSLSESARRGKEVFKTAGCVQCHPHPYFTTKELVATGTATGLDEGKSILVPSLVEVWRTAPYLHDGRAKTIREAITTHNPGDIRGKTSSLNDRELEDLVNYVQSL, from the coding sequence ATGAAACTGACAAAAACGCTCTGCGCCTCCGCGGCTGCCCTCTGCTGCCTGCTGTCCTTCGTCTCGTGCAGGCAGGATGCGGCGCACGCCTCCGGTCCCGCAGCTCCGGTGGATGTAAAGGTTTTCGATCGCCTGGTAGCCGTGCTGGGGCATGAAAACCGTACCCTGGAACTGGTGGACCCCGCTTCCGGGGAAAAGGTGAAAAGCATCCGTCTGGGCCAGCCGCCCAACGGCATGGCGCTTGACGGTGCCACCGCCTATGTGGCGGAAGGCGGACCGCGCGGCGTGGTGGAGGTGGTGGACCTGGAAAGCGGGGCGCTGAAAGGTTCCTTTCCGGCGGGCCATACGCCCATGGCTCCCGTGCTGCGCGGAGGTAAGTTGTATGTGGCGTGCCGGTTTGATTCCCGTGTGCTGGAAATGGACGCCGCTACCGGGAACGTGCTGAATTCCTGGAACGTTCCCCGTGAACCGGTGGCGCTGGCCGTCTCCCCGGACGGCAGGAAAATATGGGCCGCCGGCCATTTGCCCGCCGGGAAGGCGGACGGGGATTTCACGGCGGCTGCGCTGACCCTGGTGGAAGACGGGAAGGCGGTTCATTTCCCGCTCTCCAACGGGACGCAGGGCGTGCGCGGCATGGCGATGAGCCCGGATGGCCGTTATCTGGCCGTGGCGCACGTGCTGAGCCGCTACCAGGTGCCCACCACGCAGCTGGACCGCGGCTGGATGAACACGAACGCCGTGACGGTTATTGACACGGAACAGCCGGACAAGCCGCACCCCGTCCTGCTGGATGACCCGGATGCGGGGGCGGCCAATCCCTGGGGCGTCGCCTTTTCCGGGGATGGCGGAAAGCTGTTTGTGACGCACGCGGGGACGCATGAGTTGTCCGTGATTGATTTTCCCGGCCTGCTGGACCGCATGAAGCGGGAAAACCGGGAAAACGAACCCGTTTCCGAAAGGTTGGGCTTCCTGCACGGCCTCCGCACCCGCATTCCTCTGCCCCTGAACGGTCCGCGCTCCCTGGCGTGCGACGGGAAAAACGTTTATGTGGCCGGATACTTCTCGGACACGCTGGCGCAAGTCCCCCTCAAGGGGGACGCGCAACCCCGGAAAATCGCCCTGAATGAAGGATTCCAGCCCTCACGGGAAAAGCTGGGGGAACAGTACTTCAACGACGCCTCCCATTGCTTCCAGGGTTGGCAGAGCTGCGCCACCTGCCACCCGGACAGCCGTGTGGACGGCCTGAACTGGGACCTGCTGAATGACGGCATGGGCAACCCGAAAAACACGCGCACCATGTTCCTCTCCCACCGGACAAGCCCGGTGATGACGCTGGGCGTCCGCGCCTCCGCGGAGGTGGCCGTGACGGCGGGCTTCGTTCACATCCAGTTTCTGGAACCTTCCGGGGAACTGGCGGAATGCGTGAATGAATACCTGAAAAACATGAAGGAGGTTCCCAGCCCGTTCCTGATGGCCGGTTCTCCCTCCAAAGAGCAGACGAAACAGGCCTCCTGCGCGCAGTGCCATGCTCCCGGAGTGGAGCGGGGCTCCTTGTCCGAATCCGCGCGAAGGGGGAAGGAAGTCTTTAAAACGGCCGGGTGCGTGCAGTGCCACCCGCACCCGTACTTCACTACCAAGGAACTGGTGGCTACGGGGACGGCCACGGGGCTGGATGAAGGAAAAAGCATTCTGGTGCCCTCCCTAGTGGAAGTGTGGCGGACCGCCCCCTACCTGCACGACGGCCGGGCGAAGACGATCCGGGAAGCCATTACGACGCACAATCCGGGGGACATCCGCGGGAAGACAAGTTCTTTAAATGACCGTGAGCTGGAGGACCTGGTCAATTACGTGCAGTCCCTGTAA
- a CDS encoding Rid family hydrolase, whose protein sequence is MAANLPEKLEWRGKGGAEEHFFCMTAEPGASFEAELRSLLDRYRELGGGGEDEFLLRFHVSDPVRQSETLRRMAGERNSYVSVVGQPPANGARVALEAWHISGMLEKRRKEDQRGTVVTARRPHYRLFLAGRKETSALDSYGQMREEFRWLDRAAAAHGGTVPELVHRTWIYCRDIDNNYRGLVEGRNERFDHYGLTPETHFIASTGIEGCTETPGRLLHMDSLGIVGLKPGQVRYMEAPDYLSPTHLYRVAFERGARIVYGDRSHYFLSGTASIDAEGNIVHPGDVARQTARTLENMNALMERNGGSLSDLKQAVVYLRDWADRETVSRRLMESPLAMVPHVMLKAPVCRPGWLVEIDGIAVNGAGDGAFAPL, encoded by the coding sequence ATGGCGGCTAATTTACCTGAAAAACTGGAATGGCGCGGAAAGGGCGGCGCGGAAGAACATTTCTTCTGCATGACGGCGGAACCGGGCGCGAGCTTTGAGGCGGAACTGCGTTCCCTGCTAGACAGGTACCGTGAACTGGGCGGCGGAGGGGAAGATGAATTCCTCCTGCGCTTCCACGTCAGCGATCCGGTGCGCCAGTCGGAAACGCTGCGCCGGATGGCGGGGGAGCGGAACTCCTATGTCTCTGTGGTGGGGCAGCCTCCGGCGAACGGGGCCCGCGTGGCCCTGGAAGCATGGCACATCAGCGGAATGCTGGAAAAAAGGCGGAAAGAGGACCAGAGGGGAACGGTGGTGACGGCCCGGCGTCCGCATTACCGGCTGTTCCTGGCGGGCAGGAAGGAAACTTCCGCTCTGGACAGCTACGGCCAGATGCGGGAGGAATTCCGCTGGCTGGACCGCGCGGCTGCCGCGCACGGAGGAACCGTGCCGGAGCTGGTTCACCGCACGTGGATTTACTGCCGGGACATTGACAACAACTACCGCGGACTGGTGGAAGGACGCAATGAACGCTTTGACCATTACGGGCTGACGCCGGAAACCCACTTCATCGCCAGCACCGGGATTGAAGGCTGTACGGAAACGCCTGGGCGGCTGCTGCACATGGACAGCCTGGGAATCGTCGGGCTGAAGCCGGGGCAGGTCCGTTACATGGAGGCTCCGGATTACCTGTCCCCCACGCATCTGTACCGGGTGGCCTTTGAACGTGGCGCCCGCATCGTGTACGGGGACCGCTCCCACTACTTCCTTTCCGGCACGGCCAGCATTGACGCGGAGGGGAACATTGTCCATCCGGGGGATGTAGCGCGGCAGACGGCCCGCACCCTGGAAAACATGAACGCCCTGATGGAAAGGAACGGCGGAAGCCTGTCCGACCTCAAACAGGCCGTGGTGTACCTGCGCGACTGGGCGGACCGGGAAACGGTCAGCCGCCGCCTGATGGAATCCCCGCTGGCCATGGTTCCGCATGTGATGCTGAAAGCCCCCGTCTGCCGTCCCGGCTGGCTGGTGGAAATAGACGGAATCGCCGTCAATGGCGCCGGAGACGGTGCGTTTGCTCCGCTGTAA